One Candidatus Binatus sp. genomic region harbors:
- a CDS encoding hydantoinase/oxoprolinase family protein produces the protein MMEVVAGIDVGGTNTDAVLVSEGRVVAWAKVPTTPDIRGGIVDALDKVAGTHRIKRVHIGTTAFTNALVERRELAPAAAIRVGKPVSESLPPMSDWPDDLRSVARNPIFFVNGGREFDGRAIGALDREEIAEVARNVASSNISQVAVTSVFGTSYPEDEIRIAEWIREANPELEVSLAHRIGRFGILERENATLLNAMLRPLAARTIAAYREAVPANLLISQNDGTVLRSTSAAELPIFTVASGPTNSLRGAAILGALADAIVFDVGGTTTDAGVLRGSYPQPAGLDLSIAGVRTNFRMPDLCSIGIGGGSLIDASTGAVGPKSVGYRLTEEALAFGGSTLTLTDIALAAGRIEIGDRSRVKHLDSELITRVDSHLRTRLARLLENYERIGQQLPIILVGGGASLIEDLLRELGRVVMRPPHASVANAYGAAMAQVGGEADMTFASAGISRAEALSQVEKEAHRRAREAGASAGSIVTVELEEAALSYLAGDALRVRARAIGDIEESSR, from the coding sequence ATGATGGAAGTTGTCGCCGGCATCGACGTAGGCGGAACCAACACCGATGCAGTGCTGGTCAGCGAGGGCCGCGTCGTCGCGTGGGCGAAAGTACCGACGACGCCGGACATTCGCGGCGGCATCGTCGACGCCCTCGACAAAGTTGCAGGCACGCATCGCATCAAGCGCGTGCATATCGGCACGACTGCGTTTACCAACGCGCTGGTCGAGCGGCGCGAACTCGCGCCGGCTGCGGCGATCCGCGTCGGCAAGCCGGTTTCCGAATCGCTGCCGCCGATGAGCGACTGGCCCGACGACCTGCGTAGCGTCGCGCGCAATCCGATCTTCTTCGTGAACGGCGGCCGCGAGTTCGACGGCCGCGCGATCGGCGCGCTCGACCGCGAAGAGATCGCCGAAGTCGCGCGAAACGTCGCCTCGAGCAACATCAGCCAGGTCGCGGTGACTTCGGTTTTCGGCACGTCTTATCCAGAAGATGAAATTCGAATCGCTGAATGGATCCGCGAGGCGAACCCGGAGCTCGAAGTTTCGCTCGCGCATCGAATCGGCCGCTTCGGAATTCTCGAACGCGAGAATGCGACGCTGCTCAACGCGATGCTCCGACCGCTGGCCGCGCGCACGATTGCGGCTTATCGCGAGGCGGTGCCGGCGAACTTGCTCATCAGCCAGAACGACGGGACTGTGCTGCGCAGCACCAGCGCGGCCGAGCTGCCGATTTTCACGGTCGCGTCGGGACCGACCAACAGTTTGCGCGGCGCCGCGATTCTCGGCGCGCTCGCCGACGCGATCGTGTTCGATGTCGGCGGCACCACGACTGACGCCGGCGTGTTGCGCGGGTCCTATCCGCAACCAGCCGGGCTCGATCTCAGCATCGCGGGCGTGCGCACCAATTTCCGGATGCCGGATCTGTGCTCGATCGGCATCGGCGGCGGCAGCCTGATCGATGCATCTACTGGAGCGGTCGGCCCCAAGAGTGTCGGCTATCGTCTGACCGAAGAAGCGCTGGCTTTCGGCGGCTCGACGCTCACCTTGACCGACATTGCGCTCGCAGCGGGACGAATCGAAATCGGCGATCGCTCACGCGTGAAGCATCTGGATTCCGAACTGATTACGCGCGTCGATTCGCATCTGCGAACTCGGCTCGCTCGTCTGCTCGAGAATTACGAACGCATCGGACAACAGCTCCCAATCATTTTGGTCGGCGGTGGCGCGTCGCTAATCGAGGATCTGCTGCGCGAACTCGGCCGCGTGGTGATGAGGCCACCGCACGCCAGCGTCGCCAACGCTTACGGTGCCGCGATGGCGCAAGTCGGCGGCGAAGCGGACATGACGTTCGCGAGCGCGGGCATCTCGCGCGCCGAAGCGCTTAGCCAGGTCGAAAAGGAGGCGCATCGGCGTGCGCGCGAAGCCGGCGCATCGGCAGGATCCATCGTGACGGTCGAGTTGGAAGAAGCCGCGCTCTCGTATCTGGCCGGCGACGCACTCCGTGTGCGCGCCCGCGCGATTGGCGATATCGAGGAGTCGAGCCGATGA
- a CDS encoding cupin domain-containing protein, with translation MQTIHADEIEFGAVSGHRSGGIDFKRLLQGAPGAQDNFELSIVRTAGDYFTPRHRHNFDQVRYCIEGAMNYAPGKDLKAGTAGYFPEGAYYGPQADTSQSTVLLLQMGGSGGYGFMSYQQLHDGYERLCDLGQFDGGVFTRDTADGRKVRKDGYEAIWEYVNGREVEYPSPRYDEPVIFHPENFRWIPTREPGFEIKHLGTFGERGVAIGMIRSTKGSRHLIDRHRSPELLFVLRGAIRDVTSGELLDKHAAFRVDPSDAGRPIETVEDCELFFVQLANFDRPFDA, from the coding sequence ATGCAAACGATTCATGCCGACGAAATCGAGTTTGGCGCCGTCTCGGGCCATCGCTCAGGTGGGATCGATTTCAAGCGCCTGTTGCAGGGCGCGCCCGGCGCTCAGGACAACTTCGAACTGAGTATCGTGCGCACCGCGGGCGATTACTTCACGCCGCGTCATCGCCATAACTTCGATCAGGTGCGCTACTGTATCGAAGGCGCGATGAACTATGCGCCGGGCAAGGATTTGAAGGCCGGCACTGCCGGATATTTCCCCGAGGGCGCCTATTACGGCCCGCAAGCCGACACCAGCCAATCAACGGTGCTGCTGCTTCAGATGGGCGGATCGGGCGGCTACGGTTTCATGAGCTATCAGCAATTGCATGACGGCTATGAGCGGTTGTGCGACCTTGGTCAATTCGATGGCGGCGTCTTTACTCGCGATACTGCGGACGGCAGGAAAGTCCGCAAGGACGGCTATGAGGCGATCTGGGAATACGTCAATGGACGCGAAGTCGAGTATCCATCGCCGCGCTATGACGAGCCGGTGATATTCCATCCGGAAAATTTCCGCTGGATTCCGACTCGCGAGCCTGGCTTCGAGATCAAGCATCTCGGCACATTCGGCGAACGCGGCGTCGCGATCGGGATGATCCGCTCGACGAAGGGTTCGCGTCATTTGATCGATCGGCATCGATCGCCCGAGTTGCTGTTCGTGCTCCGAGGCGCGATTCGCGACGTAACTTCGGGTGAGTTGCTCGACAAGCACGCGGCGTTCCGCGTCGATCCGTCCGACGCGGGCCGGCCCATCGAAACGGTCGAGGACTGCGAACTGTTCTTCGTGCAACTCGCGAACTTCGATCGGCCTTTCGACGCGTGA
- a CDS encoding nitrilase-related carbon-nitrogen hydrolase: MIRPYTAVGLIPTVRGIRMRADIAANLDHIKHMVKAAAWLSSLDLPVRLIALPEGALQGFNDEVLDLDHASFARECAIDIPGPETDALGAIARQYDTFIMAQAKAHHPDWPDRFFNVGFILDPRGEVILKHYKVSPLFPVEHSVCPHDILDWWIEKYGMTLDAFWPVADTEIGRLGIMMANEGSYPENARALALNGAEVVYRGSYPHPATGNELFEIQSRARALDNNMYVVAPNMGTYYLDAESEIPIDTFGGRSFIIDYRGRIVGRQDYGGVSTYVAGVIDIEAMRYHRDHAQWDNWLKDLRTELYGLLYKDPIYPKNLYLERAPMKHQEYRREVIDKQIALMHQRGIWKKSSYD; this comes from the coding sequence ATGATAAGACCTTACACCGCGGTCGGACTGATTCCGACAGTACGCGGGATACGAATGCGCGCCGACATCGCCGCCAACCTCGATCACATCAAGCACATGGTAAAGGCGGCGGCGTGGCTATCCAGCCTGGACCTGCCGGTGCGGCTGATCGCGCTGCCCGAAGGCGCGTTGCAAGGCTTCAACGATGAAGTACTCGACCTTGATCATGCATCGTTTGCGCGCGAATGCGCTATCGACATACCTGGTCCCGAAACTGACGCGCTGGGCGCAATCGCGCGACAATACGATACGTTCATCATGGCGCAAGCCAAGGCTCATCATCCCGATTGGCCGGATCGCTTCTTCAACGTAGGGTTCATCCTCGATCCGCGCGGCGAGGTCATCCTTAAGCACTACAAAGTCTCACCGTTGTTCCCTGTGGAACACTCAGTATGCCCGCACGACATCCTTGATTGGTGGATCGAGAAGTACGGCATGACGCTGGATGCATTCTGGCCGGTGGCCGACACCGAGATTGGGCGGCTGGGAATCATGATGGCGAATGAGGGTTCGTATCCCGAGAATGCGCGCGCACTCGCGCTTAATGGCGCCGAAGTAGTCTATCGCGGATCGTACCCGCATCCTGCGACGGGCAACGAGCTATTCGAAATTCAAAGCCGTGCGCGCGCGCTCGACAACAATATGTACGTCGTCGCGCCCAACATGGGCACTTACTATCTCGACGCGGAGAGCGAGATCCCCATCGATACGTTCGGCGGACGCTCATTTATCATCGACTATCGCGGACGCATCGTGGGCCGCCAAGACTACGGCGGAGTATCGACCTATGTTGCCGGCGTTATCGACATCGAGGCGATGCGGTATCATCGCGACCATGCGCAGTGGGACAACTGGCTGAAGGATCTGCGCACCGAGCTATACGGGCTTTTGTACAAGGATCCAATCTATCCAAAAAACCTTTACCTCGAGCGCGCGCCGATGAAGCATCAGGAATATCGCCGCGAGGTGATCGATAAACAGATCGCGCTGATGCATCAGCGGGGCATCTGGAAAAAATCCTCCTACGACTGA
- a CDS encoding DUF4410 domain-containing protein → MKSRLLNGMYVLIALAAAGCAGAQVTQETASTPMTASRPTAIYIYPFAVAPEDVKLNSGIVASTYRNWSGGDQNAEQLKIAKDTAHNVCVSVAATLSQKGFNAVCQERGIPVTASNVVIVDGEFTDISEGNRLRRMVIGLGVGASVLDTTVQLHQHNGGGTRQILEFTTHADSGKMPGAGITGPAGAAAGGATAVASIGLNVAAGGVKSVTSSTGYLADKTSTQIVDQIGKYYQNQGWGA, encoded by the coding sequence ATGAAATCGAGACTGCTCAACGGAATGTACGTGCTGATTGCGCTCGCGGCCGCGGGATGCGCCGGCGCGCAGGTTACCCAGGAAACCGCCTCAACGCCGATGACGGCTTCGCGACCGACAGCCATTTACATCTATCCGTTCGCGGTCGCTCCGGAAGACGTAAAACTTAACTCCGGAATCGTCGCATCGACGTATCGCAACTGGTCGGGTGGTGACCAGAATGCCGAACAGTTGAAAATCGCGAAAGACACCGCGCACAACGTATGCGTATCGGTCGCCGCGACGCTCTCACAGAAGGGCTTTAACGCGGTATGCCAGGAGCGCGGAATACCCGTCACCGCCAGCAATGTAGTGATCGTCGATGGTGAGTTCACCGACATCAGCGAAGGCAACCGCTTGCGCCGGATGGTGATCGGTCTCGGCGTCGGCGCGTCTGTGCTCGATACTACGGTGCAGTTGCATCAGCACAATGGCGGCGGCACGCGACAAATACTCGAGTTCACCACTCATGCCGATAGCGGCAAGATGCCCGGCGCCGGAATCACCGGACCGGCAGGCGCGGCTGCCGGCGGCGCCACCGCAGTGGCGAGCATCGGACTGAATGTCGCGGCCGGCGGCGTAAAGAGTGTCACGTCTTCTACTGGGTATCTGGCTGACAAGACCTCGACTCAGATCGTCGATCAGATCGGCAAGTACTATCAGAATCAAGGTTGGGGCGCCTGA
- a CDS encoding AI-2E family transporter — MNNGEETRGRIENSIGIAALAMLALGCLLILSPFISAALWAAILCYTTWPLFAKLKGLTGERRTLSALIAMLLLSAIIVAPVAILVAKLSSSLSEIIAASQRLIHQGPPAPPEWVSSIPLVGERLASYWTLLTESSSARLAEMAKLLPAAQKIVLGGGRALGGGIFQIILSLLLVFIFYRDGEAGAERLRAVVDRIGGEQGVRLLGVAAETTRAVVYGVLGTALFQGVLAAIGFMIARVPGATLLGFITFIVATIPGGPAVVAAPAAFWLYRQGSSGWAIFIMVWGVIVGTMDNFVRPFLISRGGGTTPLILVIFGVIGGAMAFGLIGLFLGPTLLAVGYSLFEVWSAHPIEPSAEGADRERINLSP; from the coding sequence ATGAACAATGGCGAAGAGACGCGCGGCCGCATAGAAAATTCGATCGGGATAGCCGCGCTCGCGATGCTCGCGCTCGGCTGCCTGCTTATTCTCAGTCCGTTCATTTCCGCTGCGTTGTGGGCCGCGATCCTTTGTTACACCACGTGGCCGCTGTTCGCGAAGCTCAAAGGACTGACCGGCGAGCGGCGCACGCTGTCGGCATTGATCGCGATGCTGCTGCTGTCAGCGATCATTGTCGCGCCAGTTGCAATCCTGGTGGCGAAACTTTCCAGTAGCTTGTCCGAAATAATCGCCGCGTCGCAGCGGTTGATTCATCAAGGCCCGCCCGCGCCGCCGGAATGGGTGTCGTCGATTCCGCTGGTCGGTGAGCGCCTGGCGTCGTACTGGACTTTGCTCACCGAAAGCAGTTCGGCGCGCCTGGCCGAGATGGCGAAGTTACTGCCGGCCGCACAGAAGATCGTGCTCGGCGGGGGCCGCGCGCTGGGCGGCGGGATTTTCCAGATAATCCTCAGCTTGTTGCTCGTGTTCATTTTCTACCGCGATGGCGAGGCCGGCGCCGAACGGTTGCGTGCCGTCGTCGATCGAATCGGCGGCGAGCAAGGAGTTCGGCTGCTCGGCGTCGCGGCGGAAACTACGCGCGCGGTGGTGTATGGCGTGCTCGGCACCGCTCTTTTTCAAGGCGTGCTGGCGGCAATCGGCTTCATGATCGCGCGCGTGCCGGGCGCGACGCTGCTGGGTTTCATCACCTTCATCGTCGCAACGATTCCTGGCGGTCCGGCGGTGGTCGCGGCGCCGGCCGCGTTCTGGCTGTATCGGCAAGGTTCATCGGGATGGGCCATCTTCATCATGGTGTGGGGCGTGATCGTCGGCACGATGGATAACTTTGTGCGGCCGTTCCTGATCAGCCGCGGCGGTGGAACGACGCCTTTGATCCTCGTAATTTTCGGCGTGATCGGCGGCGCGATGGCCTTCGGATTGATCGGCTTGTTCCTGGGGCCCACGCTGCTCGCGGTCGGCTACAGCCTGTTCGAAGTATGGTCGGCGCACCCAATCGAGCCATCAGCGGAAGGCGCAGACCGCGAACGAATCAACTTGAGCCCCTAG
- a CDS encoding DUF917 domain-containing protein — protein sequence MSFEILRSDISALALGSAVLGCGGGGNSYYGQLVASRALAADSSVRVIDIEEMDARAFALTSAAVGAPLICLEKPPSMSALRVGVDSAKALLHGSVGAFFAAEIGGLQCMFPLMLAAETGLPLLDGDGMGRAFPELQMSTFAIYGTTPGLPTVLSSDRGLLFDNVSAMLKYAPPPADSRDSGDVRFERAVRKICADDGGLIYLTAAFDQPSLSRTIVRGSIHLALKIGRAVESARSANTDPIAALIDAGCGKRFIGGKIVDVERHFRGGHDWGEVRLEGIDDSRARSSSRDRGRVARISFKNEYLILWLDGEVVLTVPDLITLAETETGTPVSTEILRPGLRVTVVGLPCSPLLRSPAALRAVGPRAFGYDLEYVSIDRID from the coding sequence ATGAGTTTCGAAATTCTCCGATCGGATATTTCGGCGCTCGCGCTGGGCTCCGCCGTGCTCGGATGCGGCGGCGGCGGTAATTCCTACTACGGGCAACTGGTCGCGAGTCGCGCGCTCGCCGCCGATTCGTCGGTGCGGGTGATCGATATCGAGGAAATGGATGCGCGAGCGTTCGCGCTCACTTCGGCCGCAGTCGGCGCGCCGCTTATCTGTCTGGAGAAGCCGCCCAGCATGAGCGCGTTGCGGGTCGGCGTCGATTCGGCGAAGGCGCTTCTGCATGGATCGGTTGGCGCATTTTTCGCCGCCGAGATCGGCGGTCTGCAATGCATGTTTCCGCTGATGCTCGCCGCCGAGACCGGACTGCCGCTGCTCGACGGCGACGGGATGGGACGCGCATTTCCCGAACTCCAGATGTCCACGTTTGCGATTTACGGCACCACGCCCGGTCTTCCGACGGTGCTTAGCAGCGACCGTGGTCTCTTGTTCGACAATGTTTCCGCGATGCTGAAATATGCGCCGCCGCCCGCCGACTCCCGCGACTCCGGTGATGTCAGATTCGAGCGCGCAGTGCGCAAAATCTGCGCCGACGATGGTGGACTGATCTATCTTACTGCGGCGTTCGATCAGCCGTCTCTATCGCGCACGATAGTTCGCGGCTCGATTCATCTGGCGTTGAAAATTGGCCGCGCAGTCGAATCCGCGCGCAGCGCCAATACCGATCCCATCGCGGCATTGATCGATGCGGGATGCGGCAAGCGCTTTATCGGCGGCAAGATCGTCGATGTCGAGCGGCACTTCCGCGGCGGTCACGATTGGGGCGAAGTGCGGCTCGAAGGTATCGACGATTCTCGCGCGCGAAGTTCCAGTCGAGACCGCGGGCGCGTCGCCAGAATCTCCTTCAAGAATGAATATCTGATTCTCTGGCTCGACGGCGAAGTCGTCCTGACCGTGCCCGATCTGATCACGCTTGCCGAAACTGAAACCGGAACGCCGGTGAGCACCGAAATTTTGCGGCCGGGACTCCGCGTCACCGTGGTAGGGCTGCCCTGCTCACCGCTGCTGCGATCGCCGGCAGCGCTACGCGCCGTTGGGCCGCGCGCATTTGGCTACGATCTCGAATACGTCTCGATTGATCGAATCGACTAG
- a CDS encoding TrpB-like pyridoxal phosphate-dependent enzyme, with protein MPQVKTTLDESDIPRHWYNVVADMPNSPAPPLGPDGKPIGPDALAAIFPAAIIEQEVSRERWIPIPEPVRDIYRQWRPTPLYRALRLEAALDTPARIYYKYEGVSPAGSHKPNTAVAQAYFNHMAGVRRLTTETGAGQWGCALAMAGQMFGIEVRIFMVRVSYDQKPFRRSMMETWGGEVIASPSSETRSGRRILDSDPESPGSLGIAISEAVEEAASRSDTNYALGSVLNHVLLHQTVIGLETKKQFEKVGDYPDVIIACCGGGSNFGGTAFPFFADKAAGKQVRLVAVEPESCPTLTRGHYAYDSGDTEGLTPLMLMYTLGRNFIPPSIHAGGLRYHGDSPLVSQLYHEGLIEAVAVSQRTTFEAGITFARAEGIIPAPESNHAIRVAIDEALECKRIGQPKTIYFTLSGHGHFDMAAYDRFFAGELEDTSYPDEAIQAALADLPKVDRNPA; from the coding sequence ATGCCACAAGTCAAAACTACACTTGATGAGTCTGATATACCGCGCCACTGGTACAACGTGGTCGCGGACATGCCGAACTCGCCGGCGCCGCCGCTTGGTCCCGACGGCAAGCCGATCGGACCTGACGCGCTAGCGGCCATTTTTCCGGCCGCGATCATCGAACAGGAAGTCTCGCGAGAGCGCTGGATTCCGATTCCCGAGCCAGTGCGCGATATCTATCGGCAGTGGCGCCCCACTCCACTTTACCGCGCGCTACGGCTCGAGGCGGCGCTCGATACTCCTGCTCGCATCTACTACAAGTATGAAGGCGTGAGCCCCGCCGGTTCGCACAAGCCGAACACAGCCGTTGCGCAAGCTTACTTCAATCACATGGCCGGGGTTCGGCGGCTTACTACCGAGACGGGAGCCGGCCAATGGGGCTGCGCGCTCGCGATGGCAGGCCAGATGTTCGGCATCGAAGTGCGCATTTTCATGGTACGAGTGAGCTACGACCAGAAGCCGTTTCGGCGCTCGATGATGGAGACGTGGGGCGGCGAAGTAATCGCGAGTCCGAGCAGCGAAACGCGCTCAGGAAGAAGGATTCTCGATTCGGACCCTGAGTCGCCGGGCTCGCTCGGTATCGCTATTTCGGAAGCTGTCGAAGAGGCGGCGTCGCGCAGCGATACCAACTACGCGCTCGGCTCGGTGCTCAATCATGTACTGCTTCATCAGACTGTGATTGGGCTCGAGACGAAAAAGCAGTTCGAAAAAGTCGGCGACTATCCCGACGTGATCATCGCGTGCTGCGGCGGAGGCTCCAACTTCGGCGGCACCGCTTTTCCGTTTTTCGCCGATAAGGCCGCGGGCAAGCAAGTGCGCCTGGTCGCGGTCGAGCCCGAGTCATGCCCGACCTTGACGCGCGGGCACTATGCCTACGATTCGGGTGATACTGAGGGCCTCACTCCTCTGATGCTGATGTACACGCTGGGACGCAACTTCATTCCGCCGTCGATTCACGCGGGCGGGCTCCGCTATCACGGCGATTCGCCGCTGGTCTCGCAGCTCTATCATGAAGGATTGATCGAAGCTGTCGCAGTTTCGCAGCGCACAACTTTCGAAGCCGGCATCACCTTCGCGCGCGCCGAAGGAATCATTCCAGCGCCTGAAAGCAATCACGCGATTCGCGTCGCGATCGACGAAGCGCTCGAATGCAAGCGCATCGGCCAGCCAAAGACTATCTATTTCACGTTGTCGGGTCACGGCCATTTCGACATGGCTGCGTACGATCGATTTTTCGCGGGCGAGCTCGAGGATACTTCCTATCCTGACGAAGCAATTCAGGCAGCCTTGGCCGATCTTCCTAAAGTCGATCGCAATCCCGCATGA
- a CDS encoding aromatic ring-hydroxylating dioxygenase subunit alpha has protein sequence MASTTAVRSKRKARAAKPQNKSGGGFHQSWYAIARSDEVSAGSVIGRDFLEGRAIVFRGEDGRACVMNAYCRHLGADLSLGKVIGNDIQCAFHHWQYGADGACTKIPAAEKIPKAARIFKFPTAEKWGLIWAFNGSKPLFDVPEFVGYEEADLDIRTAEAFDLPVEPWVPFTNSMDFQHLRVLHGLKIECDPDAIHVGDYRIQYDVRFEDPTFGIFDQRIRVTGTNTIALAGRLSGMGILSMATGTPTPDGRTHGWSVTATPKNEGTAEERENRLAIGEAFFRRLIQEDEPIMQTIRFHDGLLIDADRALARFLQYVRRFPTASPVAQ, from the coding sequence ATGGCATCGACGACCGCAGTAAGATCGAAGCGCAAAGCGCGCGCCGCGAAGCCGCAAAACAAATCGGGCGGCGGATTCCACCAATCGTGGTACGCGATCGCGCGCTCGGACGAAGTCAGCGCCGGCAGCGTGATCGGACGCGATTTCCTGGAGGGACGGGCGATTGTTTTTCGCGGCGAAGATGGCCGGGCGTGCGTGATGAACGCCTACTGCCGCCATTTGGGGGCCGATTTGAGCCTCGGCAAGGTTATAGGCAACGACATTCAATGCGCGTTTCATCATTGGCAATATGGCGCCGACGGCGCATGCACGAAAATTCCGGCTGCCGAGAAAATTCCGAAAGCCGCCAGGATCTTCAAATTTCCCACCGCCGAGAAGTGGGGTCTGATTTGGGCCTTCAACGGAAGCAAACCGCTTTTCGACGTTCCCGAATTTGTCGGCTACGAGGAAGCCGACCTCGACATCCGCACAGCCGAAGCATTCGATCTACCAGTCGAGCCATGGGTGCCATTCACCAATTCGATGGACTTTCAGCATCTGCGCGTGCTGCACGGACTGAAAATCGAATGCGACCCCGACGCGATCCACGTCGGCGACTACCGCATCCAGTACGACGTCCGCTTCGAAGATCCAACCTTTGGCATTTTCGATCAGCGCATCCGCGTCACGGGAACTAATACGATCGCGCTCGCGGGCCGCTTGAGCGGTATGGGCATCCTCTCGATGGCAACCGGGACGCCGACGCCCGACGGACGAACGCACGGATGGTCCGTCACCGCGACGCCAAAGAACGAGGGAACCGCGGAAGAGCGCGAGAATCGGCTTGCTATCGGCGAGGCGTTTTTTCGGCGGCTCATCCAGGAAGACGAGCCGATCATGCAAACGATTCGCTTCCACGACGGCCTGCTAATCGACGCCGATCGCGCCCTCGCCCGCTTTCTGCAATACGTGCGGCGGTTTCCGACGGCCAGCCCCGTCGCGCAATAG
- a CDS encoding MFS transporter, translating into MAIVAGRWIPQSATADARVLLTTRSLRGFADGAVSVLLPSYLIAIGFSAAQVGAIVFSTLLGSAALTLAVGLLSHRVGRKRLLLGTCILMCATGIGFAASRNFWALFFIAVAGTLNPSAGDVSIFLPIEQAALTETVEARDFTVIFALYNVGGSFAGALGALASGLPLTLASRFGWTTVEAQRSGFFAYSAIAILAALLYLSLSAAVEADPMPASARPLAKSRTVVLKLSALFSIDAFGGGFVVQSLLALWLFRRFGLSVQAAGTFFFATGLLGAMSQFLSSSLAARIGRINTMVFTHVPANLFLMLAALMPTAPLALGCLLLRASMSSMDVPARQSYVMAVVPPEERAAAASVTNVPRSLASAFAPLPSGLLLDYSLFGWPLLIGGGLKVLYDVLLLMQFRAVRPSDEQSSLASD; encoded by the coding sequence ATGGCGATCGTAGCGGGCCGCTGGATTCCCCAGAGCGCGACTGCGGACGCCAGGGTTTTATTGACGACGCGATCGTTGCGCGGGTTCGCCGATGGCGCAGTCAGCGTCCTCCTGCCGAGCTATCTGATCGCGATCGGATTCAGCGCCGCGCAGGTCGGCGCGATCGTCTTCTCGACGTTGCTCGGCTCGGCGGCGCTGACGCTCGCCGTCGGATTGCTGAGTCATCGCGTCGGGCGCAAGCGATTGCTCCTCGGCACGTGCATCCTGATGTGCGCGACGGGGATCGGCTTCGCCGCGTCGCGAAATTTCTGGGCATTGTTCTTTATCGCGGTGGCCGGCACCTTGAATCCGTCAGCCGGCGACGTGAGCATCTTCCTCCCGATCGAGCAAGCCGCGCTTACTGAAACCGTCGAGGCGCGCGACTTTACCGTGATATTCGCGCTGTACAACGTCGGCGGATCGTTCGCGGGAGCATTGGGCGCCCTGGCCAGCGGACTTCCGCTGACGCTCGCATCTCGATTCGGCTGGACGACCGTCGAGGCGCAGCGTTCAGGATTTTTCGCCTACTCTGCGATCGCGATCCTAGCCGCGCTCTTATACTTGTCACTGTCGGCGGCCGTCGAAGCTGATCCGATGCCCGCCAGCGCGCGACCGCTCGCGAAATCCAGAACAGTCGTCTTGAAGCTTTCGGCGCTGTTCAGCATCGACGCGTTCGGCGGCGGCTTCGTCGTTCAATCGCTGCTGGCGCTCTGGCTGTTTCGACGATTCGGCCTGTCGGTGCAGGCGGCGGGAACCTTCTTTTTTGCGACTGGATTGCTCGGCGCGATGTCGCAATTTTTATCGTCGTCGCTCGCCGCGCGGATCGGACGAATCAACACGATGGTCTTTACGCACGTGCCCGCGAATTTATTTTTGATGCTGGCCGCACTGATGCCGACTGCACCGCTTGCGCTCGGATGCCTGCTGCTGCGCGCCTCGATGTCCTCGATGGATGTGCCCGCGCGGCAATCCTACGTGATGGCGGTGGTGCCGCCGGAAGAGCGCGCCGCCGCCGCGAGCGTCACCAACGTCCCGCGCAGCCTCGCCTCGGCGTTCGCGCCGTTGCCGTCGGGCCTGCTGCTCGATTACTCGCTATTCGGTTGGCCACTCCTGATCGGCGGCGGATTGAAAGTGCTGTACGACGTGCTGCTGCTGATGCAATTCCGCGCGGTTCGGCCGTCGGACGAGCAGTCCTCGTTAGCGAGCGATTGA